The following coding sequences are from one Fulvitalea axinellae window:
- a CDS encoding PKD domain-containing protein, with translation MSIKFNFFFRACFVAQMIFLSGMAFGQDSGGDESPGHNKITDNIIRVTTNSVICDDKDYEIEGSHPSGGAGSGYGYNWTIKVLDKNNKEIVIPNNADITLNERGLKLTAKYLEAYRNYSSGNSSLIILGITRTVASQGVSGVSNMVTVTIVRKLTPGSLSAPSGTLCANMDDITIGSEQDAEGGSGDIIYQWESRADGQTDWQEISKAENVSLTLPNPVAGTTFYRRVASNDFENGCLQEEATDPVELNITPALIAGQIVASGGGTSTGLCSGELPETLIGNKTEASGGSGTISYTWERQKGNEAPVEIEGATGASYTPSEAFAEPQTVTYTFTRIAKNDCGTVRSSPVTIEVTPAVIAGKVMFDQDNSTEIEICQGIPVGKIVPKPESPASGGITTPTYQWESAPLGSSDWQEMPGMNLAEVEIGPLYESTIFRRTVTGYCGGNWKTVGGDPITVNVRPRPVAGEIGDDQTVCANSNPAILTNKTAASDGYGNLTYRWQKFGDGEWKDIASSATENYDPGAVTEMSRFRRAVQDECGVSAYTDAVRIDIAPEPTGGKISGPEEICHSGTGTLGSEKPGTGLDAVYLWEKRVEGGDFIPVADSEGKENLDLKEVTESAEYRRKITDKCGEYQYSNIVTVKAGMPLQKGEIGEDITVCYGKPGGVVKSVTPATGGTGHIKYQWEVRTGVDTWFPLPGMTEASLTLGPLKENTVFRRREYDDCASSYGIKETVNVTVMPELNAGTIGGGKDICPGETGKITLANVTEASGGQGTVNYFWEKDEGQGWGKVNDSDGKLSLSVDSPNKSVRFRRVAQDECDPKESPEVWIRVRELVSGGVVKGPGRVCPGSPIEILSEEEAVSAGGQPVSYQWQKYKDGNWIPVDGQTSANMSLSENLGEETVFRREATEGCALPKVSNTVTVRTGSDLDGGELSLSGALCSAGDQVQILGPDIPGAEKYRWEILRAGETEWEKLPGLTGTTLDLGAVTGDLKLRRRVFSGDCQALSSVLELSVPPALNPGKISGSQVLESGQAPDPFTNVAEASGGTGTLTYQWQKVGDTGWENIPDATGVVYSPDPSAPTGLYRRKVTDGCDEAFTQKLSVALLSPAQAGNGISESQYICYGTAATAIGSNAGAEGDYTWEYDAGDGWASVSGATSPMLDPGTLNKTHRYRRTRVSDNKVSNTVTIRVAPALNAGKIAGGQANICDGDPIGTLTSQEDASGGIGSLRYQWVYRNPNGQWKEFPGKTGASVTAGQLDQTVEVARRVSNGCNEVYSNILAFGVSDIDAGSLMATSPTSVTAIPATIESDQPGSGGQGTLQYSWESDDGSGWKVWPGTGASLSFSAPLASETSFRRIVTDGCQKDITAPVRIFVSQTFYAGQVEGPEEVCAGSEITVKSLRDAGGDCGAIVYRWQRFVNGEWKYFPDNPGGKEYSFTASSTGGQIRIRRMAEDACQKVPSNEITVRVVGTNETETLPGAKTICYGGLGGELGNAGNPDVEYQWQSRSAGAGEGAWADISGQTDPMIQVGYLYSSLEFRRVGAMDCGTIESNPIHIEVKPALSPGGIPENFILCEAGQNGTLVSITDASGGKGTISYQWEKMGETWTEVPGQTGASLNLVNVNVSARYRRVVTDSECQYPEPVKSNTAYVRVGSGLTAGTISGPAETVCPNSVEVQLNEVSPSTGGKGAVSHFWQYRTETEGWSGDKIVGATGPDYSPANLNLSGYYRRGAVGECDKPVYSNEVAVKVYPVFITGGEISFTEENSVGEKTICAGSQGGTLFGKALAEGGTAPLIYQWQTKVDGEWVDIVGMTDPEQLKLGILRNTGTYEYRRRVTDHCQEAFSNVATITINQPLKAGRIGPGSIEICKGDAMPSITEIEAPSDGFGTYEFQWQYVENGKLKNLDPESYSNPTITPPDNDIVGKRYYYRKVIDNCGSTIASSVPVSVYESLDQENVKIRAEASTVCYNGQAKLEGITNLGSEYGTVTYRWFKIVNGSEEELRDWSTIATYSINLTETTTFRRISKNLCGDLSSNDVTVTVRPKLELGAPSADQTVCFGAKPTLSYGPPSGGYGSYRYQWQKFENGEWDDINSAEAKQSSYTPWAGLDKTTVFRLLVKDDCASWTPHTGAKSSITVTVLPELKPGRIYGDRVICHGALPGTLWGVEAPSGTGADFTVIWEESQRGRWVEITSSEGKMHYRPGPLKGTKYYRRKVTNKCRTVYSNEVKVTVDPKPVDIHYNTESTQITGEGPCDGTNPQNLKGSITLEMMGEYDGTLAYAWRDANGQPVGDNSQSLANVPLGDYTSTVTFNGRCTVSETFSIPNCAIEGNILEGDQIHLCFGESHTFEGSQPSGGKGEYHYVWRYSVNGGYTWRSVPLHDKKDLTITPEFEHYAKGQRFQFRRIVVSGSKISRSNIVSLRISPDLEGGLISGHSTVCADSHSGRILNKREASGGNPAERTYSWEYQPLDSPEAETISPSGWLPVEGATDAWLPSRELSTHTAFRRLVTDGCDHDASNTVIVKTLDLNFGLEIEFRQAQCLSLFDPVISSDFPVHPFKYSWNFGDDTPETNDVRPKHIYASPGQYTVTLTLEYMCPLGAMFTETVTRNITIKDKYEFRIEDAEDKLVSKVYDQVLSASVTGFGKGFSISDLPREMQQRDITGGDTKNIWRVNSNYAYRSDRNRKMGAGRPDLSTDGTFKLDMFDYDNEGFNNLHGWIRSDSLTKYNPYGFEVESVNALNIPSSALYAYDGQLPVAVASNAEHAEVAYCGFEIQDDLPGGNFNYLGGAGWIMERFPVTYGYKNTGYVEENSQRLEEPSPTERDWIWLLFTRPYWNHDKNYLYGIYGYLGYRRVEPVCIQQAWTGSKYSVVTLDANDALRDYKSSWKGILLRYTYEHSSANLKNHISAERAHSGKKSLKISGSTLSAEEFRQSDIRLKSEERYIVAAWVYGSEEPGETIEAIYRHFGPDDEVIEQRHKLRPTGTSVEGWYAVEVEFPATGVPKSLSLRFAGATPATPYFVDDLRIHPLDGQMNSHVYDPSTLRLSATLDENNFATFYHYDYEGNLHLVKRETERGILTVQESVSNIAAKKGKVIAPNVEGYENQTLCNNPTPRVSNLKPSGARFRWYSVIAGGSALNPSDIVSSGTYYVANSDASGAESERKAVQVTITNASEMSVSLSGPATLCPDEEIVLNANVTGGIGELSYRWNFNGEETVTATPALSKTNFPQGEYEATVTAIAGSGACLVNREVTSEPITVTVQIPTPTISVTADKTTLCPDETVTFTAQVDGVEPETEIEWYIDGIQIKDEKTKTFAYTGASDGQAVVAKLNTGISCVTQKPESEPVTLTVRTLEMNFGVTKIKTAICPGGTVKLETNLIGQGPENYTVTWFKELPDGGTQELAQGNKLESNGLNPDDKVHAEIQADCYTPFVTETVAVRQAVIPTVSLDGNPKVCPGASVTVNAVVSDGRANSHVFEWYLNGNKVSGESGNELTIASPNTGDQIKAKLILDAGCGENPETATMTLSVGKKDIEAIIDVGPRCSGSYTSDPLVIRFVDGPKGATVGWYRIPYFGDDERLGGGSYLNIGGSHIGLGPNAWVYVKVDGDNCYNDFKSETLTVQDAATVTPSITITPSHTSIIQGGTVSFNCSSQNVSVGGDYSWYVNDQLIDTNDLWDPTFTHTFNEPGTYVIKVEKPSSYFLKTCNNPNYTPKISNTVTITVSEP, from the coding sequence ATGAGCATAAAGTTCAATTTTTTCTTCCGCGCTTGTTTTGTCGCCCAAATGATTTTTTTGAGCGGGATGGCCTTCGGCCAGGATTCGGGGGGCGACGAGTCGCCAGGACATAACAAGATCACGGACAACATCATTAGGGTAACTACAAATTCTGTCATTTGCGATGACAAGGATTACGAAATCGAGGGCAGTCACCCAAGCGGAGGAGCGGGAAGCGGTTATGGGTATAATTGGACTATCAAGGTTCTTGACAAGAATAACAAAGAAATCGTTATTCCAAACAATGCGGATATTACCCTAAATGAAAGGGGACTTAAGTTAACGGCAAAATACCTGGAAGCTTACCGTAACTATAGTAGCGGTAATAGCTCTCTTATCATTTTGGGAATCACCCGTACCGTAGCCAGTCAAGGGGTTTCTGGCGTCAGTAATATGGTGACTGTAACTATAGTGAGAAAACTTACCCCCGGAAGCCTTTCCGCTCCGTCAGGCACTTTGTGCGCCAATATGGATGATATAACGATCGGTAGTGAGCAAGACGCTGAGGGAGGATCGGGTGATATTATTTACCAATGGGAAAGCCGTGCGGACGGGCAAACAGACTGGCAAGAAATATCAAAAGCCGAAAACGTCTCTTTGACATTGCCTAACCCAGTGGCAGGAACCACTTTTTACCGAAGGGTAGCCTCCAATGATTTTGAAAATGGATGCTTACAAGAAGAAGCAACCGACCCGGTAGAACTGAATATAACCCCGGCTCTGATAGCGGGGCAGATAGTCGCTTCGGGAGGAGGCACAAGTACTGGCTTATGTTCCGGGGAATTACCCGAAACGTTAATCGGCAACAAAACGGAAGCCAGCGGAGGAAGCGGAACGATATCTTATACTTGGGAAAGACAGAAAGGCAATGAAGCGCCGGTTGAAATTGAGGGAGCAACCGGAGCGAGCTATACGCCTTCGGAAGCGTTTGCCGAGCCCCAAACTGTTACCTACACTTTTACCCGTATCGCCAAGAACGATTGCGGAACCGTAAGGAGCAGTCCAGTAACCATCGAGGTCACTCCCGCCGTAATCGCTGGTAAGGTGATGTTTGATCAAGACAACAGTACAGAGATAGAAATTTGCCAAGGCATACCAGTCGGAAAGATTGTTCCAAAACCCGAATCCCCTGCGTCCGGTGGTATCACCACCCCCACTTACCAATGGGAATCCGCACCTTTAGGCAGTAGTGATTGGCAAGAAATGCCGGGCATGAATCTGGCGGAAGTGGAGATCGGCCCTTTGTACGAGAGCACCATTTTCAGAAGGACGGTTACGGGTTATTGTGGCGGTAACTGGAAAACGGTAGGAGGAGACCCCATTACCGTAAACGTGAGACCCCGTCCTGTAGCCGGCGAGATTGGGGATGACCAAACCGTTTGCGCAAACAGTAATCCCGCTATATTGACCAACAAGACGGCTGCCAGCGACGGATACGGCAACCTGACTTATCGTTGGCAAAAATTCGGAGACGGAGAATGGAAGGATATCGCTTCCTCCGCTACCGAGAACTACGACCCCGGAGCCGTTACGGAAATGAGCCGTTTCAGGCGCGCCGTACAGGACGAATGTGGGGTTAGCGCCTATACCGACGCAGTAAGGATAGATATAGCCCCGGAACCGACCGGCGGTAAAATATCGGGGCCCGAAGAGATATGCCATAGTGGAACGGGCACATTGGGATCGGAAAAACCCGGAACGGGATTGGATGCCGTTTACCTTTGGGAGAAAAGAGTGGAAGGCGGTGATTTTATTCCCGTCGCGGATTCCGAAGGCAAAGAGAACCTTGACCTGAAAGAGGTAACCGAAAGCGCCGAGTACCGCAGAAAAATCACGGACAAATGCGGCGAGTACCAGTACTCGAATATCGTGACCGTAAAAGCCGGAATGCCATTACAAAAAGGCGAAATCGGCGAAGACATTACGGTCTGCTACGGCAAGCCGGGCGGAGTGGTCAAGAGTGTAACTCCCGCTACGGGGGGGACAGGCCATATCAAATATCAATGGGAAGTGCGCACCGGCGTGGATACATGGTTTCCGTTACCGGGTATGACCGAAGCTTCGTTGACCTTGGGACCGCTTAAGGAGAACACCGTTTTTCGCAGGAGGGAATATGATGACTGCGCTTCGAGCTATGGAATAAAGGAGACGGTGAACGTTACGGTCATGCCGGAGCTTAACGCCGGAACAATAGGCGGCGGAAAAGATATCTGTCCCGGTGAGACTGGAAAAATAACGCTGGCCAACGTGACAGAAGCTTCCGGCGGACAAGGAACGGTCAATTACTTCTGGGAAAAAGACGAAGGACAGGGCTGGGGTAAAGTCAACGATTCCGATGGGAAATTATCGTTGAGTGTGGACTCCCCGAACAAAAGTGTCCGTTTCCGTCGCGTAGCCCAAGACGAATGCGATCCGAAGGAAAGTCCGGAAGTATGGATTAGGGTACGGGAACTGGTGTCTGGAGGCGTGGTCAAGGGTCCCGGCAGGGTCTGCCCGGGAAGCCCAATAGAGATTCTCAGTGAGGAAGAGGCCGTAAGCGCGGGCGGACAGCCCGTAAGCTACCAATGGCAAAAGTATAAAGACGGGAATTGGATTCCCGTAGACGGACAGACAAGCGCAAATATGAGCCTGTCGGAAAACCTCGGCGAGGAAACCGTTTTCCGCAGGGAAGCTACGGAGGGTTGCGCTCTACCCAAAGTTTCCAATACGGTTACCGTCCGTACGGGATCGGACCTGGACGGCGGTGAGTTGAGCCTTAGTGGGGCTTTGTGCTCGGCGGGCGACCAAGTCCAGATTTTGGGACCCGATATTCCGGGCGCGGAAAAATACCGGTGGGAGATATTGCGAGCCGGGGAAACGGAGTGGGAGAAGCTTCCGGGCCTTACCGGCACCACATTGGATTTGGGAGCCGTCACGGGAGACCTTAAGTTGCGGAGACGTGTTTTTTCAGGCGATTGCCAAGCCCTTAGTTCTGTCTTGGAGCTCAGTGTACCACCCGCTTTGAATCCGGGGAAAATCAGCGGCAGTCAAGTACTTGAGTCCGGGCAGGCACCCGACCCGTTTACCAATGTCGCCGAAGCTTCGGGAGGAACGGGAACCTTAACCTACCAATGGCAAAAGGTTGGCGATACCGGATGGGAAAACATCCCCGACGCCACCGGTGTCGTTTACAGCCCCGACCCGTCGGCGCCTACCGGCCTTTACCGGAGAAAAGTCACAGATGGCTGTGACGAGGCTTTCACCCAAAAACTTTCAGTGGCCTTATTAAGTCCCGCCCAAGCCGGAAACGGCATATCCGAAAGCCAATATATCTGTTACGGTACGGCAGCTACCGCAATCGGTTCCAATGCAGGAGCTGAGGGCGATTATACTTGGGAATATGACGCTGGCGACGGATGGGCATCCGTTAGCGGAGCCACCAGCCCTATGCTTGACCCCGGTACGCTGAACAAGACCCACCGTTACCGCCGAACACGGGTTTCCGATAATAAGGTATCCAATACCGTGACCATCCGGGTAGCGCCAGCGTTAAACGCGGGCAAGATAGCCGGAGGACAAGCCAATATTTGCGATGGCGATCCGATAGGAACCCTTACTTCCCAAGAGGACGCTTCCGGAGGCATTGGGTCTTTGCGATACCAATGGGTATACAGGAATCCCAACGGTCAATGGAAAGAATTTCCCGGAAAAACCGGGGCAAGCGTTACCGCTGGACAATTGGACCAGACCGTAGAGGTTGCTCGCAGGGTTTCCAACGGTTGTAATGAAGTATACTCCAATATATTGGCCTTTGGCGTTTCGGATATTGACGCCGGCAGTCTGATGGCCACCTCGCCTACTTCGGTAACAGCCATACCGGCGACAATAGAAAGTGACCAGCCAGGCAGTGGTGGACAAGGCACCTTGCAATACAGCTGGGAATCCGACGACGGCAGTGGCTGGAAGGTATGGCCGGGTACAGGGGCAAGCTTGTCTTTTTCCGCGCCTCTAGCTTCCGAAACCTCCTTCCGCCGGATTGTTACTGACGGTTGCCAAAAAGACATAACGGCGCCGGTAAGGATTTTTGTAAGCCAGACTTTCTACGCCGGGCAGGTGGAAGGGCCCGAAGAAGTATGCGCGGGCTCCGAGATAACGGTAAAAAGCCTTCGCGACGCGGGCGGTGACTGTGGCGCCATAGTCTACCGTTGGCAACGTTTTGTAAACGGAGAATGGAAATATTTCCCGGACAATCCCGGAGGCAAGGAATACAGCTTCACCGCAAGTTCCACCGGTGGACAAATACGGATTAGGCGAATGGCCGAAGACGCTTGTCAGAAAGTCCCTTCCAACGAGATAACCGTCAGGGTGGTGGGAACCAACGAAACGGAAACCTTGCCCGGCGCCAAAACCATCTGTTACGGCGGATTGGGAGGCGAACTTGGCAATGCGGGCAACCCGGACGTGGAATACCAATGGCAAAGCCGTTCGGCCGGCGCTGGCGAAGGGGCTTGGGCGGATATATCGGGCCAGACAGATCCTATGATACAAGTCGGGTACTTGTACAGTAGCTTGGAATTCCGAAGGGTGGGCGCCATGGACTGCGGCACTATCGAGTCCAACCCTATTCATATCGAAGTAAAACCGGCATTGAGCCCCGGCGGTATTCCGGAGAATTTTATACTCTGCGAGGCTGGTCAAAACGGGACGCTTGTCAGCATCACGGACGCTTCGGGAGGCAAGGGGACCATCAGCTACCAATGGGAGAAGATGGGTGAAACCTGGACCGAAGTTCCGGGACAGACGGGAGCTTCGCTGAATTTGGTAAACGTAAACGTCAGCGCCCGGTACCGAAGGGTCGTGACCGACAGCGAATGTCAGTATCCCGAACCCGTAAAATCCAACACGGCCTATGTACGGGTAGGCTCGGGACTCACCGCCGGCACTATCAGCGGTCCGGCAGAAACCGTTTGCCCCAATAGTGTAGAGGTGCAACTGAACGAAGTGAGCCCTTCTACGGGAGGCAAAGGTGCCGTCAGTCATTTTTGGCAATACCGTACCGAGACTGAAGGCTGGAGCGGAGACAAGATCGTAGGCGCCACAGGACCGGACTATAGCCCCGCAAACCTCAACCTTAGCGGCTATTACCGTCGTGGCGCCGTGGGCGAATGCGACAAACCGGTATATAGCAATGAGGTAGCCGTCAAGGTATACCCCGTTTTTATAACGGGAGGGGAAATCTCCTTCACTGAAGAAAACAGCGTTGGCGAAAAAACTATTTGCGCCGGAAGCCAAGGCGGTACCTTGTTCGGCAAAGCCCTGGCCGAAGGGGGAACGGCCCCTCTTATTTACCAGTGGCAAACCAAAGTAGACGGTGAATGGGTGGATATAGTGGGAATGACCGACCCCGAACAGCTGAAACTGGGTATACTGCGGAACACCGGAACATACGAATACCGCCGACGGGTTACGGACCACTGTCAGGAAGCGTTCTCTAATGTAGCCACCATTACCATTAACCAACCTTTAAAAGCGGGAAGAATAGGTCCCGGGTCTATAGAAATCTGCAAAGGGGACGCAATGCCCTCTATAACGGAAATAGAAGCTCCTTCGGACGGATTTGGCACATACGAGTTCCAGTGGCAATACGTTGAAAATGGAAAGCTGAAGAACCTAGACCCAGAATCCTACTCAAATCCGACTATCACGCCCCCCGATAACGATATCGTGGGAAAACGATACTATTACCGGAAGGTCATTGATAACTGTGGGAGTACCATCGCCAGTAGTGTTCCGGTATCAGTATATGAATCGTTGGACCAAGAAAACGTTAAAATCAGGGCCGAAGCATCTACAGTTTGCTATAACGGACAAGCAAAACTTGAAGGCATTACAAACCTTGGTTCTGAGTATGGTACGGTCACCTACCGATGGTTTAAGATAGTAAACGGTTCCGAAGAAGAACTGCGAGACTGGAGTACCATCGCTACTTATTCCATAAACCTTACCGAGACAACAACCTTCAGGCGAATCTCGAAAAATTTATGCGGTGATTTGAGCAGTAACGATGTAACGGTTACCGTACGCCCCAAACTGGAGCTGGGCGCGCCGTCGGCTGACCAAACCGTTTGTTTCGGCGCCAAGCCTACCCTTAGTTATGGACCGCCAAGCGGAGGGTACGGAAGCTACCGATATCAGTGGCAAAAGTTTGAGAACGGAGAGTGGGATGACATTAATTCGGCGGAAGCCAAGCAATCCTCTTATACTCCTTGGGCCGGTCTGGATAAAACAACCGTGTTCAGGCTACTGGTTAAGGATGATTGTGCTTCTTGGACACCGCATACGGGAGCGAAAAGCTCTATCACCGTCACCGTACTACCCGAGCTGAAGCCCGGCAGGATATACGGTGACCGGGTGATCTGCCACGGAGCTTTGCCCGGAACATTGTGGGGCGTGGAAGCCCCAAGCGGCACCGGCGCGGACTTTACGGTGATCTGGGAGGAGAGCCAAAGAGGCCGTTGGGTAGAAATCACGTCTTCCGAAGGCAAGATGCATTATCGTCCAGGTCCGTTGAAAGGCACCAAATATTACCGGCGAAAAGTGACCAACAAATGCCGGACCGTGTACTCGAACGAAGTGAAAGTTACGGTGGATCCCAAGCCCGTAGATATCCATTATAATACGGAAAGTACCCAAATAACGGGGGAGGGCCCTTGCGACGGAACCAATCCCCAAAACCTAAAAGGCAGCATAACGCTGGAGATGATGGGCGAATACGACGGTACGCTGGCCTACGCGTGGCGCGACGCCAACGGACAGCCGGTAGGCGACAACAGCCAAAGCCTGGCAAACGTTCCTTTGGGCGATTATACGTCTACCGTAACCTTTAACGGACGCTGTACGGTGAGCGAAACGTTCAGTATTCCGAATTGCGCGATAGAAGGAAATATTCTGGAAGGCGATCAAATCCACCTCTGCTTTGGCGAGAGCCATACTTTTGAGGGGTCCCAACCCTCCGGGGGCAAAGGGGAGTACCATTACGTATGGCGCTACTCGGTTAACGGAGGCTACACTTGGCGCAGCGTGCCTCTCCACGATAAGAAAGACCTGACCATAACCCCCGAGTTCGAACATTACGCCAAAGGGCAACGGTTCCAATTTCGCAGGATAGTGGTCAGCGGCTCGAAAATTTCCCGAAGCAATATCGTCTCGTTACGCATATCCCCCGACCTGGAGGGCGGGCTGATCTCCGGACACAGCACTGTCTGCGCGGATAGCCACAGCGGGAGAATCCTTAACAAACGGGAAGCTTCCGGAGGGAATCCGGCCGAGAGAACTTACAGCTGGGAATACCAACCCCTTGACAGCCCCGAGGCCGAGACTATATCGCCTAGCGGATGGTTGCCTGTCGAAGGGGCCACGGATGCCTGGTTGCCTAGCCGTGAGCTGAGCACCCATACGGCGTTCCGTCGACTGGTAACGGACGGCTGCGACCATGACGCCAGCAATACGGTGATCGTCAAGACTCTGGACCTGAATTTCGGATTGGAAATCGAGTTCAGGCAAGCGCAATGCCTAAGCCTTTTTGATCCGGTCATCAGCAGCGATTTTCCCGTACACCCCTTCAAATATTCATGGAATTTCGGAGACGACACCCCCGAAACCAATGACGTAAGGCCCAAACATATATACGCCTCTCCCGGCCAATATACCGTTACGCTGACATTGGAGTACATGTGTCCCTTGGGTGCGATGTTTACCGAAACCGTCACTCGTAATATCACCATAAAGGACAAGTATGAGTTCCGGATAGAGGACGCTGAGGACAAACTGGTTTCCAAGGTTTATGACCAAGTGCTTTCGGCCTCCGTTACCGGCTTCGGCAAGGGGTTTTCAATCAGCGACTTACCCCGGGAGATGCAACAAAGAGACATTACCGGAGGTGACACGAAAAATATTTGGAGAGTCAACAGCAACTACGCTTACCGTAGCGACAGAAACCGGAAAATGGGAGCCGGGCGTCCCGACCTTAGTACCGACGGCACATTTAAGCTGGATATGTTCGACTACGACAACGAGGGCTTCAACAACTTGCACGGGTGGATAAGGAGCGACAGCCTTACCAAGTACAACCCCTACGGTTTTGAGGTGGAGAGCGTAAACGCCCTGAATATCCCGTCTTCCGCCCTGTACGCCTATGACGGACAACTACCCGTCGCCGTGGCGTCAAACGCCGAACACGCAGAGGTGGCTTATTGCGGTTTTGAAATCCAAGACGACCTTCCCGGGGGCAATTTCAACTACTTGGGAGGCGCGGGATGGATAATGGAACGCTTTCCCGTAACATACGGTTACAAAAACACCGGATACGTGGAAGAAAATAGCCAAAGGCTGGAAGAGCCTTCACCTACCGAAAGGGACTGGATATGGCTCTTGTTTACCCGCCCTTATTGGAACCATGACAAGAACTACCTGTACGGCATATACGGATATTTGGGTTACCGGAGAGTGGAGCCGGTATGTATTCAGCAAGCTTGGACAGGATCCAAATACAGCGTGGTGACTCTGGACGCCAACGATGCCCTGCGCGACTACAAAAGCTCTTGGAAAGGCATCCTGTTACGCTATACATACGAACACAGTTCAGCGAACCTGAAGAACCATATTAGTGCGGAAAGGGCCCATTCGGGTAAAAAATCGTTAAAAATCAGTGGCAGTACCCTTTCCGCCGAAGAGTTTAGGCAATCCGATATTCGCCTCAAATCCGAAGAGCGCTATATCGTGGCCGCCTGGGTCTACGGCTCCGAAGAGCCCGGCGAGACCATAGAGGCTATATACCGGCATTTCGGTCCTGATGACGAAGTGATCGAACAGCGCCATAAACTCAGGCCAACGGGCACATCGGTGGAAGGATGGTACGCCGTGGAAGTGGAATTCCCTGCCACGGGAGTCCCCAAATCGCTGTCTTTGCGTTTCGCCGGCGCCACGCCAGCGACCCCCTATTTTGTCGACGATTTGAGAATTCATCCGCTGGACGGGCAAATGAACAGCCATGTCTACGATCCCTCTACGCTCAGGCTAAGCGCCACGCTGGACGAGAACAACTTCGCCACCTTCTACCACTACGACTACGAAGGGAACCTGCACTTGGTAAAACGCGAAACCGAAAGGGGTATCCTCACCGTACAGGAATCCGTTTCGAATATCGCGGCCAAAAAAGGGAAAGTGATAGCGCCGAACGTGGAAGGTTACGAGAACCAGACGCTCTGTAACAATCCGACTCCGAGAGTAAGTAATCTCAAACCTTCGGGAGCGAGATTCCGCTGGTATTCCGTAATCGCCGGTGGGTCGGCCCTCAACCCGTCGGATATAGTAAGCTCCGGTACATACTATGTCGCCAATTCCGACGCTTCGGGAGCCGAATCGGAACGGAAAGCGGTACAAGTTACAATAACGAACGCTTCGGAAATGAGCGTTAGCCTTAGCGGACCCGCCACACTATGCCCTGACGAGGAGATTGTCCTGAACGCCAATGTTACGGGAGGTATCGGGGAGCTAAGCTACCGGTGGAATTTCAACGGTGAGGAAACGGTCACAGCCACGCCCGCATTAAGCAAAACGAATTTCCCCCAAGGGGAATATGAGGCTACGGTTACCGCTATAGCCGGGTCAGGCGCCTGCTTGGTAAACAGGGAAGTGACATCCGAACCTATAACCGTAACCGTACAAATCCCGACCCCGACTATCAGCGTTACGGCGGACAAGACTACACTTTGTCCGGACGAGACGGTCACCTTTACGGCCCAAGTTGACGGGGTAGAACCGGAAACGGAAATCGAATGGTATATCGACGGGATACAGATAAAAGACGAAAAGACGAAAACGTTCGCCTATACGGGGGCTTCGGACGGTCAAGCCGTAGTAGCGAAACTCAATACCGGTATATCCTGCGTTACACAAAAGCCCGAATCGGAACCTGTTACGCTGACTGTAAGAACCTTGGAAATGAATTTTGGTGTTACCAAAATAAAAACGGCCATATGCCCCGGAGGGACCGTAAAGCTAGAGACGAACCTTATAGGCCAAGGGCCGGAAAACTATACGGTAACTTGGTTTAAAGAATTGCCGGATGGCGGAACTCAGGAGTTGGCCCAAGGAAATAAGCTCGAGTCGAACGGACTAAATCCGGACGACAAGGTGCATGCGGAAATACAGGCAGACTGCTACACCCCGTTTGTCACCGAAACCGTTGCGGTAAGACAAGCCGTGATACCGACCGTAAGCCTGGACGGCAACCCCAAGGTATGTCCCGGCGCCTCCGTAACCGTCAATGCCGTAGTCAGTGACGGCAGAGCCAATAGTCACGTATTCGAATGGTACCTAAACGGGAATAAAGTAAGCGGAGAATCCGGAAACGAGCTGACTATAGCCTCTCCCAACACCGGAGACCAGATAAAGGCGAAGCTTATTTTGGACGCCGGATGCGGAGAAAATCCGGAAACGGCCACTATGACCCTAAGCGTCGGCAAAAAGGATATTGAAGCTATTATAGATGTCGGGCCTAGATGTAGCGGTTCATACACTTCCGATCCTTTAGTGATAAGATTTGTAGATGGACCTAAAGGAGCGACGGTTGGGTGGTACAGAATCCCATATTTTGGAGATGACGAACGCTTAGGTGGCGGTTCATACCTCAATATAGGTGGAAGCCATATCGGGCTCGGGCCCAATGCTTGGGTTTACGTCAAAGTGGATGGGGATAACTGTTATAACGACTTTAAATCAGAAACCCTTACCGTACAAGACGCCGCGACAGTTACCCCAAGTATCACCATTACTCCAAGCCACACGTCGATCATACAAGGAGGGACGGTATCGTTTAACTGTTCTTCTCAAAATGTTAGTGTAGGAGGCGACTATTCTTGGTATGTAAATGACCAACTAATCGATACAAATGATCTTTGGGACCCTACATTTACCCATACGTTCAATGAACCCGGCACCTATGTGATTAAGGTAGAGAAACCGTCTTCTTATTTTCTCAAAACATGTAATAACCCCAATTACACCCCTAAGATTTCGAACACGGTAACCATTACGGTTTCTGAACCATAA